A window of Micromonospora sp. WMMC415 genomic DNA:
GGCGCCCGGTCGCGGGTTGACGTAGATCTTCCCGTCGTCCACCCGCACGTCGTACGTCGGTTGGCACTCGGTCTGGTCCGCTGCCTCGCCGGTGGCCGGGTCGAAGGACCACTGGTGACCGGGGCAGATGATCCGCCCGTGCAGCACCGTTCCCTTGCTCAGCGAGCGCTGCTTGTGAACGCAGACGTCGTGCAACGCGTAGACCCGGCCGTCGATGAGGAAGAGTGCTATCGGCGTCCCGCCGATCGACACCTGCTTCCGCTTGCGGCGGGCAAGCTCGGGCAGCTCGGCCACGAGCACCCACTCGCCGGGGTTGGTCTCGCTCACTCCCGACTCCCTCCGTGTCTGGGACGCTTGACCGGGGTGCCCAAAAGGGTGGGCCCCACCGATGGACCCACCCGTCTGGTGGCTCAGGTCAGGCGCTGACCAGGTCCGGCGCCACATAGGTGTCGTAGAGCGCCTTGGTGTAGGAAAAGCGCATCTCCGCGCCCCAGCGGACGAACTGCAGCGCGCGCTGCTGCAGCTCCGGCGTGTCGGCGTGATCCAGAACGATCTGGTAGCCGCGCTCGCCGTGCACCTCGTCCGAGGTGATGTGCAGCTCGAAGAACTCGATCTCGTCCTCGGTGAAGCCGTACACTTCGCGCAGCGGGACGATCTGCCGCTTGTAGATGCTCGGCACCTGGGACTCGAGACCCACGACCAGTGCCGCGGTCGCGACCGCGAAGTGCTCCCGCATGGCCGTGGCGTAACACCAGGCCTGAAGGCCGCGGGTCACCGCGTTGATGTTGTTCGGGTCC
This region includes:
- a CDS encoding TenA family transcriptional regulator, whose protein sequence is MTDLLSRDEFRAALEEAIKGREAKNASFSQAWADGKLQRHHFARWAENHYHYVGPFADYLSYVYANTPDTCTDAKDFLLQNMYEEELADIRHTDLLIRFAEACGTTRERIEDPNNINAVTRGLQAWCYATAMREHFAVATAALVVGLESQVPSIYKRQIVPLREVYGFTEDEIEFFELHITSDEVHGERGYQIVLDHADTPELQQRALQFVRWGAEMRFSYTKALYDTYVAPDLVSA
- a CDS encoding Rieske 2Fe-2S domain-containing protein — protein: MSETNPGEWVLVAELPELARRKRKQVSIGGTPIALFLIDGRVYALHDVCVHKQRSLSKGTVLHGRIICPGHQWSFDPATGEAADQTECQPTYDVRVDDGKIYVNPRPGAGRALPGAASHPARAAG